The following coding sequences lie in one Numida meleagris isolate 19003 breed g44 Domestic line chromosome Z, NumMel1.0, whole genome shotgun sequence genomic window:
- the PDCD1LG2 gene encoding programmed cell death 1 ligand 2 isoform X2, with product MFQILTRLLLEMQLCAVSALFTVEVPQQLYVVEYGSNVTMECRFPVNSSLNLGLLSVVWEQKRQGQLESRDVYTFHNGKALLSSQHHDYMGRAALLHNELKSGRAILQITSVKITDAGSYLCLIDYQGADYKYITLEVKASYKTINTQKTRKWNEDKFAFICQSEGFPLAEVFWQNEKNFSLSGSANTTYTLTADGLYNVTSILIFNQNMNENYSCIFWNKELNENTSAHIYSLALMSTQYGGQKSLILFIVATCVIILAFLSALTIFQKRKSFKNCRAKKGTFYCRQERKIEP from the exons ATGTTCCAAATCCTGACAAGGCTGTTGCTggaaatgcagctctgtgcGGTTTCAG CTTTATTCACAGTTGAAGTTCCTCAGCAGCTATACGTTGTGGAGTATGGGAGCAATGTGACCATGGAATGCAGATTCCCCGTGAACAGCTCATTGAACCTGGGACTCCTGAGTGTTGTCTGGGAGCAGAAGAGGCAAGGTCAGCTGGAATCAAGAGATGTGTACACATTTCACAATGGGAAAGCACTCCTTTCATCCCAACATCATGATTACATGGGAAGAGCAGCTCTGTTACACAACGAATTGAAATCGGGACGAGCTATCCTTCAAATCACCAGCGTCAAGATCACAGATGCAGGATCTTACCTTTGTCTCATTGACTACCAAGGTGCTGACTACAAGTACATTACTTTGGAAGTAAAAG CATCCTACAAGACaataaacacacagaaaacaagaaagtgGAATGAAGATAAGTTTGCTTTCATATGCCAGTCAGAAGGCTTTCCTCTGGCAGAGGTATTCTGGCAAAACGAAAAGAACTTCAGTCTCAGTGGGTCTGCAAATACCACCTACACACTGACTGCAGACGGTCTCTACAATGTCACCAGCATCCTGATATTCAACCAAAACATGAATGAGAACTACAGCTGCATATTCTGGAATAAAGAACTGAACGAAAATACTTCAGCTCACATTTACTCTTTAG CTTTAATGAGTACACAGTATGGTGGACAAAAGTCCCTGATCTTATTTATCGTCGCCACGTGTGTGATAATACTGGCATTTCTCTCTGCATTAACAatctttcaaaagagaaaatcattCAAGAATTGCCGTGCTAAAAAAGGTACATTTTACTGCAG